One genomic region from Gemmobacter aquarius encodes:
- a CDS encoding response regulator, with protein MRILAVDDDPVFLELLAGMLKAIGYGHVTTVASAEQALHEVDTSTQIYDCILSDMQMPGLDGTALTTAIRLRSAYRQTPILMITAMAGKSFVDDAFTAGATDYITKPLDMIELKARIGMVARLLSERHRLAEFARLVGQRAAQVDINADFGAPLLIPGFDRGIEFLAMENYLLTLGVKRMYATAAFGIHVKNASMIFNKASGATYIQMLGDVGAQIVDSLKAEDVKIAYAGSGTFVCITERDMGQTTEDLEIMINIGLMDFEAIYATDRLPVPQVRVGEIARSSFLSPTKPTRMLERAIAAATAPPEKRGKSGQMVA; from the coding sequence ATGAGAATTCTTGCAGTTGATGATGATCCGGTTTTCCTCGAACTCCTTGCCGGCATGCTCAAGGCCATCGGCTACGGCCACGTCACCACCGTTGCCAGCGCCGAACAGGCCCTGCACGAGGTGGATACCTCGACCCAGATCTACGATTGCATCCTGTCCGACATGCAGATGCCCGGCCTTGACGGCACGGCGCTGACCACGGCCATCCGCCTGCGCTCTGCCTATCGTCAAACCCCGATCCTGATGATCACCGCCATGGCCGGCAAAAGCTTCGTCGATGACGCCTTCACCGCAGGGGCGACCGACTACATTACCAAACCGCTTGATATGATCGAGCTGAAAGCCCGCATCGGCATGGTCGCCCGCCTGCTGTCCGAACGCCATCGCCTTGCCGAATTCGCCCGCCTCGTCGGCCAGCGCGCCGCACAGGTCGACATCAACGCCGATTTCGGCGCGCCGCTCCTCATCCCCGGTTTCGACCGAGGGATAGAGTTTCTGGCGATGGAAAACTACCTCCTCACCCTCGGCGTCAAACGCATGTATGCCACCGCCGCCTTCGGCATCCACGTCAAGAACGCCAGCATGATCTTCAACAAGGCCTCGGGGGCCACCTATATCCAGATGCTCGGCGATGTCGGCGCCCAGATCGTCGACTCGCTCAAGGCCGAGGATGTGAAGATCGCCTATGCCGGCAGCGGCACCTTCGTCTGCATCACCGAACGCGACATGGGCCAGACCACCGAAGACCTTGAAATCATGATCAACATCGGCCTGATGGATTTCGAGGCGATCTACGCCACCGACCGCCTGCCCGTCCCGCAGGTCCGCGTGGGCGAAATCGCCCGTTCCTCGTTCCTCTCGCCCACAAAACCCACCCGCATGCTTGAACGCGCGATAGCTGCCGCCACAGCCCCGCCCGAAAAACGCGGCAAATCCGGGCAGATGGTCGCATGA
- a CDS encoding Hpt domain-containing protein, giving the protein MTHAAPSFAASPLAAAERLFCRLAGERLDALEDARLRYAEGNAPFEALAEIGGIAHKIAGTASTLGYAQIGHLAAEVERLVALGATGAEIIVALDPLMESLETLPRD; this is encoded by the coding sequence ATGACCCACGCCGCCCCCAGCTTCGCCGCCTCGCCCCTTGCCGCCGCCGAGCGGCTTTTCTGCCGTCTGGCCGGCGAACGGCTCGACGCGCTGGAAGATGCCCGCCTGCGCTACGCCGAAGGTAACGCCCCGTTCGAGGCGCTGGCCGAAATCGGCGGCATCGCGCACAAGATCGCCGGAACCGCATCCACTCTCGGCTACGCCCAAATCGGTCATCTCGCGGCCGAGGTGGAACGTCTGGTGGCCCTTGGCGCGACCGGTGCCGAAATCATCGTCGCACTCGATCCGCTGATGGAATCGCTGGAAACCCTGCCGCGTGACTGA
- a CDS encoding HupE/UreJ family protein, with the protein MLKSLRSLCIALALLSQPATAHEVLPAIGDFQQTGETLTVDIRTNLEGFVAGIDLTATADTNAAPQAADYDSLRALAPQALESRFRSFWPRMAPRVFVRIDGADQPLTLTGVSVPEVGDVSLPRASTISFTAPVPAGATSVQIGWAAQFGALVIRQNGVDKPYDGYLEAGAMSDPISLSGGDRMSPTQAFAAYIPIGFDHIVPKGLDHILFVLGLFFLSTRLRPLLWQVSAFTLAHTVTLGLGALGYVTVPASIVEPIIAASIVFVAVENILTDGLSRWRPFVVFAFGLLHGLGFASVLGEIGLPEGGFFPALIGFNVGVELGQLAVITAAFLLVGLWFGAKPWYRARISIPASGAIAAVGAFWFFQRILG; encoded by the coding sequence ATGCTGAAATCTCTGCGCTCCCTCTGCATCGCCTTGGCCCTCCTCTCCCAGCCTGCCACCGCGCACGAAGTGCTGCCCGCAATCGGCGATTTCCAGCAAACCGGCGAAACCCTCACCGTCGACATCCGCACCAACCTCGAAGGCTTCGTCGCGGGCATCGACCTGACCGCCACGGCCGACACCAACGCCGCACCGCAAGCCGCCGATTACGACAGCCTGCGCGCCCTTGCCCCCCAAGCCCTCGAATCCCGCTTCCGCAGCTTTTGGCCCCGCATGGCTCCGCGCGTCTTTGTCCGCATCGACGGCGCCGACCAACCCCTTACCCTCACAGGCGTTTCCGTCCCCGAAGTCGGCGATGTCTCGCTTCCCCGCGCCTCGACCATCAGCTTCACAGCCCCCGTGCCCGCAGGTGCCACATCGGTGCAAATCGGTTGGGCCGCGCAATTCGGCGCGCTCGTCATCCGCCAGAACGGCGTCGACAAACCCTATGATGGCTACCTCGAAGCGGGCGCGATGTCCGACCCCATCTCTCTGTCAGGCGGCGACCGCATGTCGCCGACCCAAGCCTTCGCAGCCTATATCCCCATCGGGTTTGACCATATCGTGCCAAAGGGGCTTGACCATATCCTCTTTGTCCTCGGCCTTTTCTTCCTCTCGACCCGCCTGCGCCCGCTTCTGTGGCAGGTTTCGGCCTTCACCCTTGCCCACACCGTCACCCTCGGTCTCGGCGCGCTGGGATATGTCACCGTCCCTGCCTCCATCGTCGAGCCGATCATCGCCGCCTCGATCGTCTTCGTCGCGGTCGAAAACATCCTGACCGATGGTCTCAGCCGCTGGCGCCCCTTCGTCGTCTTCGCCTTCGGCCTGCTGCACGGCCTCGGTTTCGCCTCGGTCCTGGGTGAAATCGGCCTGCCCGAAGGTGGCTTCTTCCCCGCGCTGATCGGCTTCAACGTCGGTGTCGAGTTGGGCCAACTCGCCGTCATCACAGCCGCCTTCCTCCTCGTCGGCCTGTGGTTCGGCGCCAAACCGTGGTATCGCGCCCGCATCAGCATCCCGGCCAGCGGGGCAATCGCCGCCGTCGGTGCCTTCTGGTTTTTCCAACGGATTCTCGGCTGA
- a CDS encoding hybrid sensor histidine kinase/response regulator: MDIPVAFEPEDGRAVESLVSDQGIPQSGPMDAVSRDLLAARAERDAAEAHLLGIIEGAEVGTFELNLATNALRVGGRWAAMLGRDAEANNVFEFLDFRDLVHPDDQPNIPMPGTALPDNDDGFMELEFRMRHDAGHWVWILSRSRVTARDAEGRPIATAGVHLDVSDRKRLEQENRASRAYLTEVMDTSIAALAVLDEAGRITYANLEAERILGLSRPDMRGRAYNDPVWRVERVAGGPLPDEELPFRQATRTGGTVRDIRFAIHWPDGTRRVLSANAVPLSHADGQRQVVVSFSDITEQLAATARLEEARLRAEEVSRAKTVFLANMSHEIRTPLNGVLGMAEVLDAVVTVPEQRQMIATIRRSGETLLTVLNSVLDMSKIEAGKMELEAVPLLVSEIVAQAEAVYSVQAEEKGLEFEVFAHAGADRPRLGDPHRIAQVLSNLLSNAIKFTESGGVVVKVSMKPGRPVTFDISDTGVGMSEAQLARVFDSFEQADGSMTRRFGGTGLGLSIVRELVELMGGQITVTSTPGTGTRVKVTLPLAEAAEAPRARDEVEAEPDISVLAGRRLLVADDNVTNRMVLAEMLAHTGAVISLVENGQEAVSAWRKAEAAGQAFDVLLLDITMPVQDGLSALMEIRRIEAARGGAKVPAVAVTANAMPNQVADYIMGGFDTHLAKPFKRKDLLHAVRSLLLV, translated from the coding sequence ATGGATATTCCGGTAGCTTTTGAACCCGAAGACGGGCGTGCAGTGGAGAGTCTGGTGTCTGATCAGGGCATACCGCAGTCTGGCCCTATGGACGCCGTGAGCCGCGATCTGTTGGCGGCGCGTGCCGAGAGGGACGCGGCCGAAGCGCATCTTCTGGGGATCATCGAAGGGGCCGAGGTTGGAACCTTCGAGCTGAACCTTGCCACCAATGCCTTGCGCGTGGGTGGACGCTGGGCGGCGATGCTGGGGCGCGATGCCGAGGCGAACAACGTGTTCGAGTTCCTCGATTTCCGTGATCTGGTGCACCCTGACGACCAGCCGAACATTCCGATGCCCGGAACCGCGTTGCCCGACAATGACGACGGGTTCATGGAGCTTGAATTCCGCATGCGGCATGACGCGGGGCATTGGGTGTGGATTCTGTCGCGCAGCCGCGTGACGGCCCGCGATGCCGAGGGGCGGCCGATCGCTACGGCGGGGGTGCATCTGGATGTGTCGGACCGCAAGCGGCTGGAGCAGGAAAACCGCGCGAGCCGCGCCTATCTGACCGAGGTGATGGATACCTCGATTGCCGCCTTGGCGGTGTTGGACGAGGCGGGGCGGATCACCTATGCCAATCTGGAAGCCGAGCGGATTTTGGGGTTGAGCCGTCCCGATATGCGGGGGCGGGCCTATAACGATCCGGTCTGGCGGGTCGAGCGGGTGGCGGGCGGGCCGCTGCCGGATGAGGAATTGCCGTTCCGGCAGGCGACGCGCACGGGCGGGACCGTGCGCGACATCCGTTTCGCGATCCACTGGCCGGACGGGACGCGGCGCGTGCTGTCGGCCAATGCGGTGCCGCTGAGCCATGCCGACGGGCAGCGGCAGGTGGTGGTTTCGTTTTCCGACATCACCGAGCAACTGGCCGCGACCGCGCGGCTGGAAGAGGCGCGTTTACGCGCCGAGGAGGTGAGCCGCGCCAAGACGGTGTTTCTGGCGAACATGAGCCACGAAATCCGCACGCCGCTGAACGGGGTGCTGGGGATGGCCGAAGTGCTGGATGCGGTGGTGACGGTGCCTGAACAGCGCCAGATGATCGCGACGATCCGGCGGTCGGGCGAGACGCTGCTGACGGTGCTGAACTCGGTCCTCGACATGTCGAAGATAGAGGCGGGCAAGATGGAGCTGGAAGCGGTGCCGCTGCTGGTTTCGGAAATCGTGGCGCAGGCCGAGGCGGTCTATTCGGTGCAGGCCGAGGAAAAGGGGCTGGAGTTCGAGGTTTTCGCCCATGCGGGGGCCGACCGGCCACGACTGGGTGATCCGCACCGGATTGCACAGGTGCTGAGCAACCTTTTGTCGAATGCGATCAAGTTTACCGAAAGCGGCGGGGTGGTGGTGAAGGTGTCGATGAAGCCGGGGCGTCCGGTGACGTTCGACATCAGCGATACCGGCGTAGGCATGAGCGAGGCGCAACTGGCGCGCGTGTTCGACAGTTTCGAGCAGGCGGACGGGTCGATGACGCGGCGGTTCGGCGGGACGGGTCTGGGTTTGTCGATCGTGCGCGAATTGGTCGAATTGATGGGCGGGCAGATTACCGTGACCAGCACGCCGGGGACGGGAACGCGGGTCAAGGTGACGCTGCCGCTGGCCGAAGCCGCCGAGGCGCCACGGGCGCGGGACGAGGTGGAGGCAGAGCCGGACATTTCGGTGCTGGCGGGGCGCAGGCTTCTTGTGGCGGATGACAACGTGACGAACCGCATGGTTCTGGCCGAGATGCTGGCCCATACCGGGGCGGTCATATCGCTGGTCGAGAACGGGCAAGAGGCGGTTTCGGCCTGGCGCAAGGCGGAAGCGGCGGGGCAGGCGTTCGACGTGCTGCTGCTCGACATCACCATGCCGGTGCAGGACGGGCTGAGCGCGCTGATGGAGATACGGCGCATCGAGGCCGCGCGGGGTGGCGCAAAGGTGCCCGCCGTGGCCGTGACGGCCAATGCGATGCCCAATCAGGTTGCCGATTACATCATGGGCGGCTTTGACACGCATCTGGCCAAGCCGTTCAAGCGCAAGGACCTGCTGCACGCGGTCAGGTCGCTTCTTCTCGTCTGA
- a CDS encoding PAS domain-containing hybrid sensor histidine kinase/response regulator, with amino-acid sequence MTFESRAKPAEDDGHVTPAALIRGEERLRDVIEGAQVGTWTWDFDTVSQLVNDVWARMLGYDLAELSPVTYDTWSRIIHPDDRAMLERLIDACLTGAQNGYEAEYRMQHRDGHWIWVLDRGRVVRRKADGSPKIMAGIQIEISEQKSREAALIKAKAELERALAQRASAEQRFIDIAAVSDGWFWEQDAGLRFSFLSQPEYFEQIGVPPSNIMGKTREEWLELYPDVRASADWELVLAALRERRAFRDFVYRAPELPDGEERWFRISGAPVFDAAGAFLGYRGVGSDVTQLYLAKARAEEASRTKSMFLANMSHEIRTPLNGVLGMAEVLESSLTNPEHKRMIGTIRRSGETLLNILNDILDMSKIEAGKLELEAVPFSPMELAERVEDLHNLRAEEKGLDFEVLVSSGAEGARVGDPFRVQQVLHNLVSNAIKFTDHGAVTVKVSGRRGSPLTLEVSDSGIGMTPDQIARLHDEFTQADSSVTRRFGGTGLGMAITRNLVHKMGGEITVHSETGTGTTIRVTLPLPETDVQPSGARGVAVPQIETRLDGLRILAADDNGTNRSVLELMLTRCGAEVTTVCDGLQAVQAFGPGKFDAILLDIAMPVMDGKAALHEIRQKEAALNLPPVPIVAVTANAMQHQIVEYLIWGFDSCVSKPITMSEVAKVVRSLLRRA; translated from the coding sequence ATGACCTTTGAGTCACGGGCCAAGCCTGCCGAGGATGACGGGCATGTCACGCCCGCGGCGCTGATCCGTGGCGAGGAGCGGTTGCGCGATGTGATCGAAGGCGCGCAGGTCGGCACGTGGACATGGGATTTCGACACGGTCAGCCAATTGGTCAACGATGTCTGGGCGCGGATGCTGGGCTATGATCTGGCCGAGCTGTCGCCCGTGACCTATGACACCTGGAGCCGGATCATCCACCCCGATGACCGCGCCATGCTGGAGCGGTTGATCGACGCCTGCCTGACGGGGGCGCAAAACGGGTACGAGGCCGAATACCGGATGCAGCACCGGGACGGGCACTGGATCTGGGTGCTGGACCGGGGCCGCGTGGTGCGGCGCAAGGCGGACGGGTCGCCCAAGATCATGGCGGGCATCCAGATCGAGATTTCCGAACAGAAATCGCGCGAGGCGGCGCTGATCAAGGCCAAGGCCGAGTTGGAACGCGCGCTGGCGCAGCGGGCCAGCGCCGAGCAGCGGTTCATCGATATCGCGGCGGTCAGTGACGGCTGGTTCTGGGAGCAGGACGCGGGCCTGCGCTTTTCGTTCCTGTCGCAGCCGGAATATTTCGAGCAGATCGGCGTGCCTCCGTCAAACATCATGGGCAAGACCCGCGAGGAATGGCTGGAGCTTTACCCCGATGTGCGGGCGAGTGCAGATTGGGAGCTGGTGCTTGCCGCGCTGCGCGAGCGGCGGGCGTTCCGCGATTTTGTCTATCGCGCGCCGGAATTGCCCGATGGCGAGGAGCGGTGGTTCCGCATTTCGGGCGCGCCGGTGTTCGATGCGGCGGGGGCGTTTCTGGGCTATCGCGGCGTCGGGTCGGATGTGACGCAGCTTTACCTTGCCAAGGCGCGGGCCGAAGAAGCGAGCCGGACGAAATCGATGTTCCTTGCCAATATGAGCCACGAGATACGGACGCCGCTCAATGGTGTGCTGGGGATGGCCGAGGTGCTGGAGTCGAGCCTGACCAACCCCGAACACAAGCGGATGATCGGAACGATCCGGCGGTCGGGCGAGACGCTTTTGAACATTTTGAACGACATACTCGACATGTCGAAGATCGAGGCGGGCAAGCTGGAGCTTGAGGCCGTGCCGTTCAGCCCGATGGAATTGGCCGAGCGGGTCGAGGATTTGCACAACTTGCGGGCCGAGGAAAAGGGGTTGGATTTCGAGGTGCTGGTCAGTTCCGGCGCCGAGGGTGCGCGCGTGGGCGATCCGTTCCGCGTGCAGCAGGTTTTGCACAATCTGGTGTCGAACGCGATCAAGTTCACCGATCACGGAGCGGTCACGGTCAAGGTTTCGGGGCGGCGCGGGTCGCCGCTTACGCTGGAGGTAAGCGATTCGGGGATCGGGATGACTCCGGACCAGATTGCGCGGCTGCATGACGAATTCACCCAAGCCGACAGTTCGGTGACGCGCCGCTTTGGCGGCACGGGTCTGGGCATGGCGATCACGCGCAACCTTGTGCACAAGATGGGAGGCGAGATCACGGTTCATTCCGAGACGGGGACAGGCACCACGATCAGGGTGACGCTGCCGCTGCCGGAAACCGATGTGCAGCCGTCGGGCGCGCGGGGTGTGGCCGTGCCGCAGATCGAGACGCGGCTGGACGGGCTGCGGATTCTGGCGGCGGATGACAACGGGACCAACCGGTCGGTGCTGGAGCTGATGTTGACGCGCTGCGGGGCCGAGGTGACGACGGTTTGCGACGGGCTGCAGGCGGTGCAGGCCTTCGGGCCGGGGAAGTTCGACGCGATCCTGCTGGATATCGCGATGCCGGTGATGGACGGCAAGGCGGCGCTGCACGAGATCAGGCAGAAGGAAGCGGCGCTGAACTTGCCCCCCGTGCCGATCGTTGCGGTGACGGCGAATGCGATGCAGCACCAGATCGTGGAATACCTGATCTGGGGCTTCGACAGCTGCGTGTCGAAGCCGATCACGATGTCGGAAGTGGCCAAGGTGGTGCGGTCGCTGCTGCGGCGGGCGTAG
- a CDS encoding DUF4198 domain-containing protein produces the protein MSLLKFLAAAAFLAGSAGASAHEFWIAPDDYVVEAGQEVKADLLVGSFLVGEAYPWLTRNRVAAHVYGPDGDAEITGREGDMPALRFTPGGEGLHRVIFHSQPGFVVFDKPETFPHYLEYEGLDWVLAAHKARGLPETGFIERYIRNAKALVQVGEALPEQVDAPTGMPFELTALQNPYVAGQGAVEVALTWQGQAAADVQVAIFVLPPGGKAPDDMVRTLVRTGADGRASVPLELAGDYMLAAVHMEPLEGDVAAVWQSHWATLTFQIAK, from the coding sequence ATGTCTTTGCTGAAGTTTCTGGCGGCCGCCGCGTTTCTGGCAGGAAGCGCGGGTGCCTCGGCGCACGAGTTCTGGATCGCTCCGGACGATTATGTGGTCGAAGCGGGGCAAGAGGTGAAGGCCGATCTGCTGGTCGGGTCGTTTCTGGTGGGCGAGGCCTATCCGTGGCTGACGCGCAACCGCGTGGCGGCGCATGTCTATGGGCCTGACGGGGATGCCGAGATCACGGGACGCGAGGGGGATATGCCTGCGCTGCGCTTTACGCCCGGGGGCGAGGGGCTGCATCGGGTGATTTTCCACTCGCAGCCCGGTTTTGTGGTGTTCGACAAGCCCGAGACCTTTCCGCATTATCTGGAATACGAGGGGCTGGATTGGGTGCTGGCCGCGCATAAGGCGCGGGGGTTGCCGGAAACGGGGTTCATCGAACGCTACATCCGCAACGCCAAGGCGCTGGTGCAGGTAGGCGAGGCTTTGCCGGAACAGGTGGATGCGCCCACGGGGATGCCGTTCGAGCTGACCGCGTTGCAAAACCCCTATGTGGCGGGGCAGGGCGCGGTGGAAGTGGCGCTGACGTGGCAGGGGCAGGCGGCGGCGGATGTGCAGGTGGCGATATTCGTGCTGCCGCCGGGGGGCAAGGCGCCCGATGACATGGTGCGGACGCTGGTTCGGACAGGCGCGGACGGGCGGGCTTCGGTGCCGTTGGAATTGGCGGGCGATTACATGCTTGCCGCCGTGCATATGGAGCCGCTGGAGGGAGACGT
- a CDS encoding response regulator produces the protein MSEQAPDQKFRVLLAEDDEVNQEVIRAFLAGQSHIDLTVVGDGRAALEAALGGRFDLMLFDHNMPHITGDRVIRYLRSGNSNNSRTPVVRFTAEADHATIRESEGLIDAVLPKPLRADMFLNTIETILRKG, from the coding sequence ATGAGTGAACAAGCGCCGGACCAGAAATTCCGTGTCCTGCTGGCCGAGGACGACGAGGTGAACCAAGAGGTCATCCGCGCCTTTCTTGCCGGACAGTCGCATATCGACCTGACGGTCGTCGGGGACGGGCGGGCGGCGCTTGAAGCGGCGTTGGGCGGGCGGTTCGATCTGATGCTGTTTGACCACAACATGCCGCATATCACCGGCGACCGCGTGATCCGCTATCTGCGGTCGGGCAATTCAAACAATTCGCGCACGCCGGTCGTGCGTTTTACCGCCGAGGCGGACCATGCGACGATCCGCGAAAGCGAAGGGCTGATCGATGCGGTGCTGCCCAAGCCGCTGCGGGCCGACATGTTTCTGAACACCATCGAAACCATTCTTCGCAAAGGCTGA
- a CDS encoding heavy metal translocating P-type ATPase: protein MAYAVVHSFVTPLPAPEIALLLVFLAGGAPAAITALRELVTERVLDVDLLMVIAALAAASVGAALEGAVLLTLFRLSSMLEHRAMGKARRAVEALMSLRPENAYRLAPDGSVTEVPVGALVTGDRVIIRPGARIPVDGHITEGAGSLDESTITGESIPVVKSPGDRVFEATVNLHTVLTVQVLRPVAESTVARMITMVTQAQAQKAPSERFSEWFGQRYTIAVLGGSIALFLLFLALGQTFDTALYRAATVLVAASPCAVVISVPAAILSALSAAARGGVLFKGGAALETLATVRTFAFDKTGTLTTGRAEVTRLVPLATDEATLLTLIGGIEAQSEHPIADAIRRAIDDRGLTAATVTGVTTHPSEGITGTDATGPLWAGNPRMAAHMGADLTDPALASLQDGAETVVYLGRGATLLGAVAVADQPRPTSRDGIKALRDAGIAEIVMMTGDRRPVALRIGQGLGLKPDEIHADLLPEDKVRLVGDLAARGRVAFVGDGVNDAAALARADVGIAMGAAGSEVALQAAEVALLSDNMARLAAAHRLSRRTAAIIRQNLIFALGAMAVLVTGGLFFDLPLPLAVLGHEGGTVLVVLNGLRLLFDPIRSDRA, encoded by the coding sequence ATGGCCTACGCCGTCGTCCATTCCTTCGTCACACCGTTGCCCGCGCCCGAAATCGCGCTCCTCCTCGTCTTTCTTGCCGGGGGCGCGCCCGCTGCGATCACCGCCTTGCGCGAATTGGTCACCGAACGCGTCCTCGACGTCGACCTGCTCATGGTCATCGCCGCGCTTGCCGCCGCCTCGGTTGGTGCCGCCCTCGAAGGCGCGGTGCTGCTTACCCTTTTCCGCCTCTCGTCGATGCTGGAACATCGCGCCATGGGCAAAGCCCGCCGCGCCGTCGAAGCCCTCATGTCGCTGCGCCCGGAAAATGCCTACCGCCTCGCGCCCGATGGCAGCGTGACCGAAGTTCCCGTCGGCGCACTTGTCACCGGCGACCGCGTCATCATCCGCCCCGGTGCCCGCATCCCCGTCGATGGCCACATCACCGAAGGCGCGGGCAGCCTTGATGAATCCACCATCACCGGCGAATCCATTCCCGTCGTCAAATCCCCCGGCGACCGCGTGTTCGAGGCGACCGTGAACCTGCACACGGTCCTGACCGTGCAGGTGCTGCGCCCCGTCGCCGAATCCACCGTTGCCCGCATGATCACCATGGTCACTCAGGCACAGGCGCAAAAAGCCCCGTCCGAGCGGTTTTCCGAATGGTTCGGCCAACGCTACACCATCGCCGTCCTTGGCGGGTCCATCGCCCTGTTCCTGCTGTTCCTCGCGCTTGGCCAAACCTTCGACACCGCCCTTTACCGCGCCGCGACCGTGCTTGTCGCCGCCAGCCCTTGCGCGGTTGTCATCTCGGTTCCCGCCGCCATCCTTTCGGCCCTGTCCGCCGCAGCCCGTGGCGGGGTGCTGTTCAAGGGGGGCGCCGCGCTCGAAACCCTCGCCACCGTCCGCACCTTTGCCTTCGACAAGACCGGCACCCTCACCACCGGCCGCGCCGAGGTGACGCGCCTCGTCCCGCTTGCCACCGACGAAGCCACCCTCCTCACCCTCATCGGCGGGATCGAGGCGCAATCCGAACACCCCATCGCCGATGCCATCCGCCGCGCCATCGACGACCGTGGCCTGACCGCCGCCACCGTGACAGGCGTCACCACCCACCCCTCCGAAGGCATAACCGGCACCGATGCCACAGGCCCCCTCTGGGCCGGAAACCCCCGCATGGCCGCCCATATGGGCGCGGACCTGACCGACCCCGCCCTTGCCAGCCTGCAAGACGGGGCCGAAACCGTGGTCTACCTCGGGCGCGGGGCAACCCTTCTCGGCGCGGTCGCCGTGGCCGACCAACCCCGCCCCACCTCTCGCGACGGGATCAAGGCCCTGCGTGACGCGGGCATCGCCGAAATCGTCATGATGACCGGCGACCGCCGCCCCGTCGCGCTGCGTATCGGCCAGGGCCTTGGCCTGAAGCCCGACGAAATCCACGCCGACCTGTTGCCCGAAGACAAGGTCCGCCTCGTCGGCGACCTCGCCGCCCGTGGCCGTGTCGCCTTTGTCGGCGACGGCGTAAACGACGCCGCCGCCCTTGCCCGCGCCGATGTCGGCATCGCCATGGGGGCCGCAGGCTCCGAAGTCGCCCTGCAAGCCGCCGAAGTCGCCCTGCTGTCCGACAACATGGCCCGCCTTGCCGCCGCGCACCGCCTGTCGCGCCGCACCGCCGCGATCATCCGCCAGAACCTGATCTTCGCGCTGGGCGCCATGGCGGTCCTTGTCACCGGCGGGCTTTTCTTCGACCTGCCGCTTCCCCTCGCCGTGCTTGGCCACGAAGGCGGAACCGTCCTTGTCGTCCTCAACGGCCTGCGCCTTTTGTTCGACCCGATCCGCAGCGACCGCGCCTGA